TCCTCGACGCCGACTTCGCGCATCCCGCGCGCGTGCAGCACGGAGCCGAGCAGCGTCGTCGCCTGCGCCACCCCGGAGACGACCACGATGCGCTCCGGGTCCGCGACCACGCCCCGGCGGCGAGCGAGCAGTTCGGCGAGCGCCGTACGCAGCCGGGGCAGCCCGCGCGGGTCGGGATAGCCGAGCTCGTGGTGCGGCAGCTCGGCCAGCACCCCGCGCTGGGCCGCCGCCCACGCGGCACGCGGGAACAGCGACACGTCCGGCGTCCCGGGCACGAAGTCGGCCCTGGCGTCGGCGGAGCGCGGCGCGAGGTCACGCGCGCGTGGCCCGGCGGCCCGCACCGCATCGCCCACCCAGGTCCCGGCACCCCGGCCGCTGCGCAGATAGCCCTCCGCCGTCAACTGCTCGTACGCCTCGGTGACCAGCCCGCGCGACACGCCGAGGTCGGCGGCGAGATCCCGGCTCGACGGCAGCCGCGTACCCGGCGCGAGCCGCCCCGACCGCACCGCCTCACGCAGCGCCGCCTGCAGCGAACGCCCACGCGCGCGTGCCGGCGCCGACGCGGCGGGCAGGAGCAACTCCCAGGCGGGGGAGGGCACCTGACGCTCCGCGTCGCCTGCGGAACGTCCCGGCCTGCTCGGCTCGGCGGCGCACGGCGTCGCGGTGGACCGCGTCGGCCACCCGGCGGAATTGGTCTCCGATGGAGTCATGAAAGTGGACCTTAATCCGGACCGCGGCGGTTCCTAGCGTCGCTGCCATGAACGCCACCACCACACGCGGTGCCCTGCTCGCCGCGCTCGCCTGTGTCCTCGTCGGAGGGTCTTTCACCGCCAACAGCCTCCTCGGCGACTACCCCTACGCAGGCGGCCAGTTCCTGCGCTACGGCCTCGCCTGTCTCCTGCTCGTCCCGCTGGCGGGACGGGACGCCGCGGTCCGGCTGCGGGCACTCGCCGCGGGTCAGTGGGCCCGCCTCGCGGTGCTGGCGGCCGTCGGCATGGTCGGCTTCAACCTCGCCGTCATCGCCGCCGAGCGCACCGCCGAACCGGCGGTTCCCGGTGTCTTCGTCGGCTGCGCGCCCGTGGTCGTGGCCGTCGCCGTCCCCCTGCTGGACGGACGCCGACCCCAACGCACCGTCCTGTACGGGGCGTTGATCGTCGCCGCAGGCGCGTTCGCGGTCCAGGGCTGGGGCCGCACGGACGGCGCGGGCATCACCTTCTCCGTCTGCGCGCTGGTGGGCGAGGTCGGCTTCGCGGTCCTCGCCGTGCCCGTGCTGCGGCCCCTGGGCCCGCGGCTGCTGTCCGCCACCGTGTGCGGGATCGCCGCCGTCGAGTCCGCGGCGGCCGGGCTGCTGCTGGACGGCACCGCGTGGCTGCGGCGTCCCGACGCCACGGAGACCGCCGCGCTGCTGTGGCAGGCGGTGGTCGTGACCGTCGTCGGCTTCGTGTGCTGGTACATGGGCATGCAACGGATCGGCGCCGAGCGCGCCACGCTCTTCTCCGGCCTCATCCCGGTCGCCGCCGCCTGCACGGCCCCGCTCGTCGGAACCGGCTCCTACGGCGCCGTCCAGGCCCTGGGCAGCGCCCTCGTCGGCGCCGGAGTCGCCCTGGGCTCCGGCGCGTTGACGCGTGCCCCGCGCGGGTCAGCGGCTGCCGTCGAGGATGACGCGCGCGACCAGGGCCGGGTCGTCGTTCATCGGGCAGTGGCCGCAGCCGGGCAGCCGGACGAGGCGCGCCCGGGGAATGATCTGCTTGGCGCGCACCCCTTGCCGGCGCCCGAGCAGCCGGTCCCTGGTGCCCCACGCCACGGTGACCGGGACCCCCGGAATGTCGTCGGCGAACCGGACGGCCCGGCCGGCCCGGAGAGTCTGGTCGAAGCCCGTGGCCCGCGCCAGCGCGAGGGTCTCGGCGACCACGGCCTCGGGTGAACGGCGGCCGGGGCGGGCGTAGATCGTGCTCGTGAGGACCGTGCGACCGGCCGCTGACCGGGACAGCTGCTCCACCAGCGGCACCGGCAGCCGCCGGGAGATGTGCCGCATCGCCAGCAGCACACCGAAGGCGTAGCGTCGCTCGGCCTCGGACCAGAACCCCGCCGGGGACAGTGCGGTGACGGACCGCACGAGCTTCTCGCGGCCGAGCTCCAGCGCGATGAGCCCGCCCAGCGAGTTGCCCACGACATGCGGCCGGTCGAGCTCCATGGCCTCGCAGAAGGCCGCGAACACGGCCGTGGTCGTGGCGAGGTCGTAGCTGAGGCTGTCCGGCAGGCCCGGAGACGTGCCGAAGCCGGGCAGGTCCACGGAGATCACCTCCCGCTCGGCCGCCAGTATGTGCACCACCGGGTCCCAGACCTGCCGGTGGTGACCGATGCCGTGCAGCAGGAGCAACGGTTCGCCGCGCCCCACGCGCGCGTAGTCGACGGTCACGCTCTGCGGGCCGTGGGGAGAGGGAACCTTGAAGGAGACGGTG
Above is a window of Streptomyces sp. DT2A-34 DNA encoding:
- a CDS encoding alpha/beta fold hydrolase, with protein sequence MSATVSFKVPSPHGPQSVTVDYARVGRGEPLLLLHGIGHHRQVWDPVVHILAAEREVISVDLPGFGTSPGLPDSLSYDLATTTAVFAAFCEAMELDRPHVVGNSLGGLIALELGREKLVRSVTALSPAGFWSEAERRYAFGVLLAMRHISRRLPVPLVEQLSRSAAGRTVLTSTIYARPGRRSPEAVVAETLALARATGFDQTLRAGRAVRFADDIPGVPVTVAWGTRDRLLGRRQGVRAKQIIPRARLVRLPGCGHCPMNDDPALVARVILDGSR